Proteins encoded by one window of Chloroflexota bacterium:
- a CDS encoding proteasome accessory factor PafA2 family protein codes for MNRPVGIETEYGMLCANAAETVDFAYEAAMLVRSAPLADCFRGWDYTAENPRVDLRGKRVKRLDQDPHDLRGNTAKSRHLSRQDLLADTVLANGARLYNDHNHPEYCTDACLSLHDLVAQDRAGERVVFRAQQARNAAVGPENGVRLVKNNSDYHGRSYGCHENYLVSRSVSLDYLISACIPFFVTRQIYAGAGKAAYETATSRTGGFQISQRADFFETEVGINTTTQRPIFNTRDEPHANPQKYRRLHVIIGDANCSEFATALRVGATALMLDLVEEGLAPRVQLRHPVQALQTVSRDLKLQQPLAMADGSTLRAIDIQRLYWEAAQRYRHRDDETDWVLDEWGTVLDLLDANPTRLRDRLDWVAKLALFAQISGEDAVNWDDPAVLRLDLAYHMVDPAVSLYHMLTRAGRMQRIVTDADIDRAETAAPAGTRATVRAACLAKFAPYITEMEWGSVTFGHNGAPFTLSLNELWGATVERQQELVDGCQTIEELRRAVQQGGDS; via the coding sequence ATGAATCGCCCGGTGGGAATTGAGACCGAGTACGGCATGCTCTGCGCCAACGCCGCGGAAACCGTGGATTTCGCCTACGAGGCGGCCATGCTCGTGCGCAGCGCGCCGCTGGCGGACTGTTTCCGCGGGTGGGACTACACGGCGGAAAACCCGCGCGTAGACCTGCGCGGCAAACGAGTTAAACGCTTGGACCAAGACCCGCACGACCTGCGCGGCAACACTGCCAAGAGCAGGCATCTCAGCCGACAGGACCTCCTCGCCGATACCGTGCTTGCCAATGGCGCGCGTCTCTACAACGACCACAATCATCCCGAATACTGCACCGATGCGTGTCTCTCGCTGCATGATCTCGTAGCCCAAGACAGGGCCGGCGAGCGTGTGGTCTTCCGTGCCCAACAGGCCCGCAACGCCGCCGTCGGACCAGAGAACGGCGTGCGCCTCGTCAAGAACAACTCAGACTATCACGGTAGGAGTTACGGCTGCCACGAAAATTATCTTGTGAGCCGCAGCGTGTCTTTAGACTACCTGATTTCAGCCTGCATCCCCTTTTTCGTCACCCGTCAGATTTATGCGGGCGCGGGGAAAGCGGCGTATGAGACGGCAACGAGCCGCACCGGCGGTTTTCAAATTAGCCAGCGGGCGGACTTCTTTGAGACCGAAGTTGGCATCAACACTACTACACAGCGCCCGATCTTCAATACGCGGGACGAACCGCATGCCAACCCCCAGAAGTACCGCCGGTTGCACGTTATCATTGGCGATGCCAATTGCTCCGAATTCGCCACGGCATTGCGCGTCGGCGCCACGGCCTTGATGCTCGATCTGGTCGAGGAAGGTCTTGCGCCACGGGTGCAACTCCGACACCCTGTGCAGGCACTCCAAACGGTCTCCCGCGATCTCAAATTGCAGCAGCCCCTTGCAATGGCCGACGGTTCTACACTGCGCGCCATTGACATCCAGCGCCTCTATTGGGAAGCGGCGCAACGATACCGCCATCGCGATGACGAGACCGATTGGGTGCTGGATGAGTGGGGAACCGTGCTTGATCTGCTGGATGCGAACCCCACGCGCCTGCGCGACCGTCTGGATTGGGTGGCAAAGCTCGCGCTCTTCGCCCAGATCAGCGGTGAAGACGCCGTCAACTGGGATGACCCGGCGGTGCTGCGGCTTGATCTCGCGTACCACATGGTGGACCCTGCGGTGAGCCTCTACCACATGCTGACCCGTGCCGGACGGATGCAGCGCATTGTGACGGATGCGGACATCGACCGCGCGGAGACCGCAGCCCCCGCAGGCACGCGTGCCACGGTGCGCGCAGCTTGCCTCGCCAAGTTCGCGCCGTACATTACGGAAATGGAGTGGGGATCCGTCACCTTTGGGCACAACGGAGCGCCCTTCACTCTATCTCTGAATGAACTGTGGGGAGCCACAGTGGAGAGACAGCAAGAATTGGTGGATGGGTGTCAAACAATCGAAGAACTCCGCCGAGCAGTGCAACAAGGAGGCGACTCGTGA
- a CDS encoding carbon-nitrogen hydrolase family protein, which yields MDSFRVTAVSLCSRPASPRENLDHHAAWVVRAKAENPDLICFPELGLSGYSITPAIWEASEPVPGPSTQALVDLAREHNVMLAAGIAENDCDIVYNTYVIVGSDGYIGKSRKIHIPPAEVGYWRGGGTPPVIDIGVAKVGVNICFDNWLPESSRMVALQGAEVILAPYVWSVGDWGEPPDHASRNRAWKDYAGRTFPARAIDNGVFLVAINACGPPPTGGSAHYSNPMVVVYNPLGQLVAASPDDADDEVMVTADLDKQLLAERRSQGVFHPRFRRPELYGILAEGDIGPQDPR from the coding sequence ATGGATAGCTTTCGTGTCACGGCAGTCTCCTTGTGCAGCCGCCCGGCGTCGCCGCGGGAGAACCTTGATCATCACGCCGCGTGGGTCGTGCGGGCCAAGGCGGAGAATCCCGATCTCATCTGCTTTCCGGAACTTGGTCTGAGCGGCTATTCGATCACACCGGCAATCTGGGAAGCGTCCGAGCCGGTGCCGGGACCTTCCACGCAGGCGCTCGTAGACCTGGCGCGGGAGCACAACGTCATGCTCGCCGCCGGCATTGCCGAAAACGACTGCGATATTGTGTATAACACCTACGTGATCGTGGGTTCTGATGGGTACATTGGCAAGTCGCGCAAGATACACATCCCACCGGCGGAGGTGGGTTACTGGCGCGGCGGCGGCACTCCCCCCGTAATCGACATTGGTGTCGCCAAAGTTGGCGTGAACATCTGCTTCGACAACTGGCTGCCGGAGTCGAGCCGCATGGTGGCGTTGCAAGGGGCTGAGGTCATTCTGGCACCCTACGTCTGGTCGGTCGGTGACTGGGGCGAGCCGCCGGACCACGCCAGCCGCAACCGCGCCTGGAAAGACTACGCCGGCCGCACGTTTCCCGCGCGCGCCATCGATAACGGGGTCTTTCTCGTCGCGATCAACGCCTGTGGGCCGCCGCCAACCGGCGGGAGCGCGCACTACAGTAATCCCATGGTCGTGGTTTACAATCCCCTGGGACAACTGGTGGCGGCCTCGCCGGATGACGCCGATGACGAAGTGATGGTCACTGCCGACCTCGATAAGCAACTCCTCGCCGAGCGCCGCTCGCAAGGCGTCTTCCATCCCCGCTTCCGCCGACCGGAACTCTACGGCATCCTGGCGGAAGGCGACATCGGCCCGCAGGATCCCCGCTAA
- a CDS encoding proteasome accessory factor PafA2 family protein, protein MEDALFGTEIEYGCVGSMQPVRAALLVKDAIFRGCRHGLIDPPPREWGEVPGNGGFLFNGGRMYLDLGHLEHATAECRTLTDIVAHERAGETIINQAVKAAELQSQAYFVKNNTDYFGHTFGYHENYCIRQSPYDSDFVDGMLPFLVTRQIYTGAGCLLPRGDDTPAAFALSQRAQFVTIDVSHRVRFGGRPIINLRDEPLAERTYRRLHVIVGDVNRSEYTTALKIGTTALVAQLLEQGWSPQLVLADPVRDLRRIAATTGGRWTVGTDNDEYIPAIEVQRGYLREAERRFVGRDADTEWTLENWAWVLDELERDPARLDGYLDWVTKHEQIKRYAGSDQAWTDPDLIKLDLSYHQIDPSISLFDVLAKLHRNLYWAEGDAVYTAETQAPIDTRAHGRSLALRALAAAGADTAIPWQDLRSNLENLMWDRRYFFLAYDYVDDWEDVAANNSWDVIPYVLDWKAIAAHGRVLEMPNPFATYDDEARDFGESIQHIFEEESDESGP, encoded by the coding sequence ATGGAAGATGCTCTGTTCGGCACCGAAATAGAATACGGCTGTGTAGGCAGTATGCAGCCTGTGCGCGCTGCCCTGCTGGTGAAGGATGCTATCTTTCGCGGGTGTCGACACGGTCTGATTGACCCGCCTCCCCGCGAATGGGGCGAGGTGCCGGGAAACGGCGGCTTTCTGTTCAATGGCGGACGTATGTACCTGGACCTTGGTCACCTGGAACATGCTACGGCTGAGTGCCGCACGCTGACCGACATCGTCGCCCATGAGCGAGCGGGCGAGACCATCATCAACCAAGCCGTGAAAGCCGCCGAATTGCAGTCGCAGGCCTACTTCGTCAAGAACAACACAGACTATTTCGGCCATACGTTCGGCTACCATGAGAATTATTGCATCCGGCAGAGTCCGTACGATAGCGACTTTGTCGATGGCATGCTCCCGTTTCTCGTTACCCGCCAGATTTACACGGGAGCCGGCTGCCTGCTGCCCCGCGGCGACGATACCCCGGCTGCTTTTGCCCTCTCCCAGCGGGCGCAATTCGTAACCATCGATGTAAGCCATCGCGTGCGCTTTGGCGGACGGCCCATCATCAATCTGCGGGACGAGCCACTGGCGGAGCGTACGTACCGCCGGTTGCACGTCATCGTCGGCGACGTAAATCGCTCGGAGTACACGACGGCGCTGAAGATTGGCACGACCGCGCTGGTTGCCCAGTTGCTCGAGCAGGGCTGGAGCCCGCAGCTTGTCCTTGCCGATCCAGTGCGAGACCTCCGCCGCATTGCCGCGACTACCGGCGGCCGTTGGACGGTGGGTACCGATAACGACGAGTACATCCCCGCCATTGAGGTGCAGCGAGGCTATCTGCGTGAGGCCGAGCGGCGCTTTGTGGGGCGCGACGCGGATACGGAATGGACTCTGGAAAATTGGGCGTGGGTGCTGGACGAACTCGAGCGGGACCCGGCGCGACTCGATGGCTATTTGGATTGGGTTACGAAGCATGAGCAAATCAAGCGCTATGCCGGCAGCGACCAGGCCTGGACCGACCCAGACCTGATAAAACTCGATCTCTCCTATCACCAAATTGACCCGTCGATCAGTCTCTTCGACGTGCTGGCCAAGCTGCACCGGAATCTCTATTGGGCGGAAGGCGACGCCGTCTATACGGCCGAGACGCAAGCGCCAATCGACACACGCGCCCACGGGCGGAGTCTGGCGTTGCGCGCGCTGGCCGCCGCCGGGGCCGATACGGCCATCCCGTGGCAAGACCTGAGGTCAAATCTGGAGAACCTCATGTGGGATCGGCGCTATTTCTTTCTCGCCTATGACTACGTGGACGACTGGGAGGACGTGGCCGCCAACAATAGTTGGGATGTCATACCCTACGTGCTGGACTGGAAAGCCATCGCCGCCCATGGCCGGGTGCTGGAAATGCCAAATCCCTTTGCAACGTACGACGACGAAGCGCGAGACTTTGGCGAGAGTATCCAGCACATCTTTGAGGAAGAGAGTGACGAATCTGGGCCCTGA